In a genomic window of Venatoribacter cucullus:
- a CDS encoding 1-acyl-sn-glycerol-3-phosphate acyltransferase gives MPNTDPANSADIYADIRPYDDAEVAAVLQRLLHSPDLFRALLRFRFPAKPGWYYRLFSPLLRWYLQRQARTIKTVDDFQRWLAPLIALLLERSSQQIDVRGLEHLTPGTPYLFISNHRDIAMDPTLINYSLHHAGWPTSRIAIGDNLLSHPDVADIMRLNKSFVVKRSFANNREKLRELQKLSGYIRQSLDEGVSIWIAQREGRAKDGLDATDTAVLKMLALNGRERGEDFTRTLQQMRPVPVCIQYEWDPCDVLKANELVTLANNGRYDKAPGEDTRSILLGMTGQKGRIIVDFGRPLAGDELNSADQMAQAIDRQLEQMREILPVQRTALALLQRDFSGYEQFSGAEWHSEVANQLEQRLQPLAAPVRQRLLQTYAMPLLAAGTLSSAGSAVH, from the coding sequence ATGCCGAACACCGATCCAGCCAATAGCGCCGATATTTACGCCGATATCCGTCCTTATGATGACGCCGAAGTTGCGGCGGTACTGCAACGTTTGCTGCACTCCCCGGATTTGTTCCGGGCGTTGCTGCGCTTCCGTTTTCCCGCTAAGCCCGGGTGGTATTACCGCCTGTTCAGCCCGCTGTTGCGCTGGTATCTGCAGCGTCAGGCCCGCACGATAAAAACAGTGGATGACTTTCAGCGCTGGCTGGCGCCATTAATTGCGCTGTTGCTGGAGCGTTCATCGCAGCAGATTGATGTGCGTGGGCTCGAGCATTTAACCCCGGGCACGCCGTATTTGTTTATTTCCAATCACCGCGACATCGCCATGGATCCGACGCTGATTAATTACAGCCTGCACCATGCCGGCTGGCCGACCAGCCGCATTGCGATTGGCGATAATCTGCTCAGCCACCCTGATGTGGCCGATATCATGCGGCTGAATAAAAGCTTTGTGGTGAAGCGTTCGTTCGCCAATAACCGCGAGAAACTGCGCGAATTGCAGAAGCTTTCGGGGTATATCCGTCAGTCGCTGGACGAAGGTGTGTCCATCTGGATTGCTCAGCGTGAAGGCCGGGCCAAAGACGGGCTGGATGCGACCGATACGGCAGTGCTGAAAATGCTGGCGCTTAATGGCCGTGAGCGTGGCGAAGACTTTACCCGCACCCTGCAGCAGATGCGGCCGGTGCCGGTCTGTATTCAATACGAGTGGGACCCCTGCGATGTCTTAAAAGCCAATGAGCTGGTGACATTGGCTAACAATGGCCGCTACGACAAAGCGCCGGGGGAAGACACCCGCAGTATCCTGCTGGGCATGACCGGTCAGAAAGGCCGCATTATTGTCGATTTTGGCCGCCCTCTGGCGGGTGATGAGCTGAACAGCGCTGACCAGATGGCGCAGGCCATTGACCGGCAACTGGAGCAGATGCGGGAAATTTTACCGGTCCAGCGTACCGCGCTGGCACTGCTGCAGCGTGACTTCAGCGGTTATGAGCAATTCAGTGGTGCGGAATGGCACAGTGAGGTGGCCAACCAGCTGGAGCAGCGTCTGCAACCACTGGCGGCACCGGTGCGCCAGCGGTTGTTGCAGACCTATGCCATGCCCCTGTTAGCGGCCGGTACGCTCAGTTCTGCCGGTTCAGCAGTTCATTAA
- a CDS encoding tetratricopeptide repeat protein has protein sequence MIKLLFTAFALAGLAGCAATTPILVAGTGAQQLALHDENIKLRAAAALREEPDLLTYSVQAISEDRTEEAVNTYLLGYNNREYSTNMKSLALYQIALLYMNRYNDQRDDQLARTYLLRHQQEFPSSRLGPKIAHRLQLLEQRAQEPVQLNASQLLKDVNRNELLGSERITYDAELTPMSERAITHSRTDDAEAVYLILYENKASSDEMRAKALYQLGLIFMSPYNQQGNNQKALGYLRKVTTEFPRTSVAEPANRRINELLNRQN, from the coding sequence ATGATCAAGTTACTGTTTACCGCCTTCGCGCTGGCCGGCCTGGCGGGTTGTGCGGCTACCACCCCTATTCTGGTTGCCGGTACCGGCGCCCAGCAACTGGCGTTACACGACGAAAATATCAAGCTGCGGGCCGCCGCCGCCCTGCGCGAAGAACCCGATTTACTCACCTACTCGGTGCAGGCCATCAGTGAAGACCGCACCGAAGAAGCGGTTAATACCTATCTGTTGGGCTATAACAACCGCGAATACAGCACCAATATGAAATCCCTGGCGCTGTACCAGATTGCCCTGCTGTATATGAACCGTTACAACGATCAGCGGGACGACCAGCTGGCGCGCACCTATTTATTGCGCCATCAGCAGGAATTTCCGTCCTCACGGCTGGGGCCGAAAATTGCCCATCGTCTGCAACTGCTGGAACAGCGGGCGCAGGAACCGGTACAGCTGAATGCCAGCCAGTTACTGAAAGACGTTAACCGTAACGAACTGCTGGGCAGCGAGCGCATCACCTATGACGCAGAATTAACGCCCATGAGTGAACGTGCGATCACCCATAGCCGCACCGACGATGCCGAAGCGGTGTACCTGATACTGTACGAAAACAAAGCCTCATCCGATGAGATGCGCGCCAAGGCGCTGTATCAGCTCGGCCTGATTTTTATGAGCCCCTACAACCAGCAGGGCAACAACCAGAAGGCATTGGGTTATCTGCGGAAAGTTACCACCGAATTCCCCCGCACCTCGGTAGCCGAGCCGGCCAACCGGCGCATTAATGAACTGCTGAACCGGCAGAACTGA
- a CDS encoding cation diffusion facilitator family transporter, with amino-acid sequence MTDQRARLIKTAAVASLCTALILLAAKIFAWVLSDSASVLSSLLDSLMDIAASAVNFYAVRYALVPADRDHPFGHTKAEGIAALIQSAFILGSAVVLLLHVVERLLNPQPVTALEESIGVMLFSALATAALVLYQRYVYRQTGSLAIKADSAHYYGDILTSLAVVGALLAAYWEQYWLDPVVALVIALVLLSSVLEIVKAALTVLMDQAMEPDDLSRLRQAVLSCPGVRGCHDLLTRQSGPVQFIQLHLELDGQQSLYDAHAIGRRVELAILAEFPQAQIIIHQDPV; translated from the coding sequence ATGACCGATCAACGTGCCAGATTAATTAAAACCGCTGCGGTGGCGTCTTTATGCACCGCGCTGATATTGCTGGCGGCCAAGATTTTTGCCTGGGTATTGAGCGATTCCGCCAGCGTGCTGTCGTCATTACTGGATTCGCTGATGGACATTGCCGCCTCGGCCGTTAATTTTTACGCCGTACGCTATGCACTGGTGCCGGCCGACCGCGACCATCCTTTTGGCCATACCAAGGCCGAAGGCATTGCGGCGCTGATTCAATCGGCGTTTATTCTGGGTTCCGCGGTGGTGCTGCTGTTGCACGTGGTGGAGCGTTTGCTGAACCCGCAACCGGTCACGGCATTGGAAGAGAGCATCGGGGTGATGCTGTTTTCAGCGCTGGCTACTGCGGCACTGGTGTTGTATCAGCGTTATGTGTACCGGCAAACGGGCTCCCTGGCCATTAAGGCCGATTCCGCCCATTACTACGGCGATATTCTCACCAGTCTGGCGGTGGTTGGTGCGTTACTGGCCGCCTATTGGGAACAGTATTGGCTGGACCCGGTGGTGGCGCTGGTTATTGCACTGGTGTTGTTGTCCAGTGTGCTGGAAATTGTAAAAGCTGCGCTGACGGTGCTGATGGATCAGGCGATGGAGCCGGATGATCTGTCCCGTCTGCGGCAGGCGGTACTCAGCTGCCCCGGGGTGCGGGGATGCCATGATCTGCTGACCCGGCAATCCGGGCCGGTGCAGTTTATTCAGCTGCATCTGGAGCTGGATGGCCAGCAGTCTTTGTATGATGCCCATGCTATTGGCCGGCGGGTAGAGCTGGCGATTCTGGCTGAGTTTCCGCAGGCGCAGATTATTATTCACCAGGACCCGGTCTGA
- a CDS encoding GGDEF domain-containing protein encodes MQSSHTLNQDDALEQISQNVDFLTQQLHRGRRIGRFPRLLEHEYLRARNRRFLEIDRRIIAGGLLFYLAFCWSDILLGGASAQLLVSLRVGFAAVLFALLWWVPRSFLAPYMMVVAAVGVFAAGASVLFFITLIPAEMRFAYHLGMVPIQVFTMVALRLSMRAMLTVSLGLFALYVLLLLLQPLQTGQAEMDQILMVFVPLFVSFWLMLIGLGAYLAYAVESGARNDYVQNRLLTLEAVRLKVLTRQLHELSTTDSLTGIANRRYFEQQLDIEWRRAIRQQQPLALVMIDADRFKDYNDCYGHQQGDICLQSIAGVIAAHCQRPADLCARFGGEEFVLLLPGSSTADAARLAEKIRLDLAALQLPHERSEAGFCTLSAGVAAMIPAVGEHSDELLRRADRRLYQAKDKGRNCVVSA; translated from the coding sequence GTGCAAAGTTCACATACCCTCAACCAGGATGATGCCCTGGAACAGATCAGTCAGAATGTTGATTTTCTGACTCAGCAACTGCACCGCGGGCGTCGTATCGGCCGGTTTCCCCGGTTGCTTGAACACGAATATCTGCGCGCCCGTAATCGCCGCTTTCTGGAGATCGACCGGCGGATTATTGCCGGTGGGTTGTTGTTTTATCTGGCATTTTGCTGGTCTGATATTCTGCTGGGAGGGGCTAGCGCCCAGTTGCTGGTCAGCCTGCGTGTCGGTTTTGCTGCGGTCTTGTTTGCCTTGTTGTGGTGGGTGCCACGTTCTTTTCTGGCCCCTTATATGATGGTGGTTGCCGCTGTGGGTGTCTTTGCAGCCGGTGCTTCAGTGCTGTTTTTTATTACCCTGATTCCTGCGGAAATGCGCTTCGCCTATCACCTGGGTATGGTACCGATTCAGGTGTTTACCATGGTGGCGCTGCGGCTCAGCATGCGGGCGATGCTGACGGTATCGCTGGGGTTGTTTGCGTTATATGTCTTGCTGCTGTTGTTGCAACCGTTACAAACCGGCCAGGCGGAGATGGATCAGATATTGATGGTCTTCGTTCCGCTGTTTGTGTCGTTCTGGCTGATGCTGATTGGTCTGGGTGCCTATCTGGCCTATGCCGTGGAGTCCGGCGCCCGTAATGACTATGTGCAGAACCGTTTGTTAACCCTGGAAGCGGTACGGCTGAAAGTATTAACCCGGCAACTGCATGAACTGTCGACCACCGACAGCCTTACCGGTATCGCCAACCGGCGTTATTTTGAACAGCAGCTGGATATTGAATGGCGCCGCGCCATCCGCCAGCAGCAACCTCTGGCACTGGTAATGATCGATGCCGATCGCTTTAAGGATTACAACGATTGTTACGGGCATCAGCAGGGCGATATTTGCCTGCAAAGCATTGCCGGAGTGATTGCTGCGCATTGCCAGCGTCCGGCCGATCTGTGCGCCCGCTTCGGGGGTGAGGAATTTGTTTTGTTATTGCCCGGCAGCAGCACGGCGGATGCCGCCCGGCTGGCGGAAAAAATCCGCCTTGATCTGGCGGCTCTGCAGTTGCCGCACGAACGTTCGGAGGCGGGTTTCTGTACCCTCAGTGCCGGGGTGGCAGCGATGATTCCGGCGGTCGGTGAGCACAGCGATGAACTGCTGCGCCGCGCCGACCGGCGCTTATATCAGGCCAAGGATAAGGGCCGTAATTGCGTGGTCAGTGCCTGA
- a CDS encoding acyltransferase, with translation MPPVITGVIASLLLTLNIMFWCILLFAFTLLKIILPIRPVRKLLTAILTLIANAWVSCNSGWMWLTQKMDWTIQRPSGLDKKGWYFVISNHQSWVDILVLQHALNGRIPLLKFFLKQELIKVPIMGAAWWALDFPFMKRYSKAYLEKHPEKRGQDLETTRKACEKFRDMPTSVMNFLEGTRFTQHKHDEQQSPFTYLLKPKAGGMAFAMSAMGEQFRSVLDVTIHYPQGIPTFWDFLQGKMQRCTVIINEIDIPQELRQGDYDADEQYRLNFQLWVQKLWEQKDQQLQQLHNA, from the coding sequence ATGCCACCTGTAATCACCGGCGTTATTGCCAGCCTGCTGCTGACCCTGAACATTATGTTCTGGTGCATCCTGCTGTTTGCTTTTACGCTGCTGAAAATCATTCTGCCCATCCGTCCGGTGCGGAAATTACTGACCGCCATTCTTACGTTAATTGCCAACGCCTGGGTCAGCTGTAATTCTGGCTGGATGTGGTTAACCCAGAAAATGGACTGGACCATTCAGCGCCCGTCCGGGCTGGATAAAAAAGGCTGGTATTTCGTGATCAGCAACCACCAGAGCTGGGTGGATATTCTGGTACTGCAACACGCGCTGAATGGCCGCATTCCGCTGCTGAAATTCTTCCTCAAGCAAGAACTGATCAAAGTACCCATTATGGGGGCGGCCTGGTGGGCGCTGGATTTCCCCTTTATGAAACGCTACAGCAAGGCCTACCTGGAAAAGCACCCGGAAAAGCGTGGTCAGGATCTGGAAACCACCCGCAAAGCCTGCGAAAAATTCCGCGATATGCCCACCAGCGTAATGAATTTTCTGGAAGGCACCCGTTTTACCCAACACAAGCACGATGAGCAGCAATCACCCTTTACTTATCTGCTGAAACCCAAAGCCGGTGGCATGGCCTTTGCCATGAGTGCCATGGGCGAGCAGTTCCGTTCGGTATTGGATGTCACCATTCATTACCCGCAGGGTATTCCGACCTTCTGGGATTTTCTGCAGGGCAAAATGCAGCGCTGCACCGTCATCATCAACGAAATCGATATTCCGCAGGAATTACGTCAGGGTGATTACGATGCCGATGAACAATACCGGCTGAATTTTCAGTTGTGGGTGCAAAAGCTCTGGGAACAAAAAGACCAGCAACTGCAACAACTGCACAATGCCTGA
- the pta gene encoding phosphate acetyltransferase has product MINIFIAPTGLESGLTSISLGLIRALDAQGLKVGFVKPVAPGYAASERSTHLVRTLLHLQTPDPMHLNLVQQRVSDGMLDRVLEDTVALHAIASRDCDVVLIEGLVPDRSEPYTAKLNAEIAKALNAEILLVASGRNRTVQQVQTELKIQLGIFGGAQANLLGCVINKAGRGPRHTGIPSVGEVTPATQSEDFSQLKLNNCPLLGTIPWTAELISPRTLDVARALNAEILNAGELDTRRVMRIAMGARSLGNMIDVLRPGTLLVAPGDRDDILVAAAMAATNGTPLAGLLLTHGIKPADNLINLCRSALQTGIPVLQTHLDTFATAQQLTHMDTQVAIDDADRVQLIMETVANHLDMPTLMQQLGQPHASRLSPAAFRYQMVEKARAANKRIVLPEGEEPRTIQAAAICQSRGIANCVLLGDPERIVQIAQANEVELPDGLQMIAPASVRQNYVAGMVELRKHKQLTEPMALAQLEDNVVLGTMMLAQNEVDGLVSGAIHTTANTIRPALQLIKTAPGAKLVSSVFFMGLPDQVLVYGDCAVNPDPNAEELADIAIQSAESALAMGISPRIAMVSYSTGKSGSGADVEKVRTATELVRQLRPDLIIDGPLQYDAATTASVARSKAPDSPVAGQATVLVFPDLNTGNTTYKAVQRSANVISIGPMLQGLAKPVNDLSRGALIEDIVYTIALTAIQAQQQEQQPTE; this is encoded by the coding sequence ATGATCAATATTTTTATTGCCCCCACCGGGCTGGAAAGTGGCTTAACCAGCATCAGCCTGGGGTTAATCCGGGCGCTTGACGCGCAGGGTCTGAAAGTGGGTTTTGTTAAACCGGTAGCGCCCGGCTATGCCGCCAGCGAGCGCTCTACCCATCTGGTGCGCACCCTGCTGCATCTGCAGACACCCGACCCCATGCACCTGAATCTGGTGCAACAGCGGGTCAGTGACGGCATGCTCGACCGGGTGCTGGAAGACACCGTCGCCCTGCATGCCATTGCCAGCCGCGACTGCGACGTGGTGCTTATTGAAGGCCTGGTACCGGACCGCAGCGAACCTTACACCGCCAAACTGAACGCCGAAATTGCCAAGGCCCTGAATGCTGAAATTCTGCTGGTTGCCAGCGGCCGTAACCGCACCGTCCAGCAGGTCCAGACCGAGCTGAAAATCCAGCTGGGTATCTTTGGCGGAGCCCAGGCCAATCTGCTCGGTTGTGTGATTAACAAAGCCGGCCGCGGCCCGCGCCATACCGGCATCCCGTCGGTGGGTGAAGTTACCCCGGCCACCCAGAGCGAAGATTTCAGCCAGCTGAAACTGAATAACTGTCCGCTGCTGGGTACCATTCCCTGGACCGCCGAGCTGATCAGCCCGCGTACCCTGGATGTCGCCCGCGCCCTGAATGCCGAGATTCTGAACGCCGGCGAACTCGACACCCGCCGGGTTATGCGCATTGCCATGGGCGCCCGCTCGCTGGGCAATATGATCGACGTATTGCGCCCCGGCACCCTGCTGGTTGCCCCCGGCGACCGCGACGATATTCTGGTCGCCGCCGCCATGGCCGCCACCAACGGCACCCCGCTGGCCGGCTTGCTGCTGACCCACGGCATCAAACCGGCCGACAACCTGATCAACCTGTGCCGCAGCGCGCTGCAAACCGGCATTCCGGTGCTGCAGACCCACCTCGATACCTTTGCCACGGCGCAGCAGCTGACCCACATGGATACCCAGGTCGCCATTGATGACGCCGACCGCGTCCAGCTGATTATGGAAACCGTGGCCAACCATCTGGACATGCCCACCCTGATGCAGCAACTGGGGCAACCCCATGCCAGCCGCCTCAGTCCGGCCGCGTTCCGCTATCAGATGGTGGAAAAAGCCCGCGCGGCCAACAAGCGCATTGTGCTGCCGGAAGGTGAAGAACCCCGCACCATTCAGGCTGCGGCGATTTGTCAGAGCCGTGGTATTGCCAACTGCGTGTTACTGGGAGACCCGGAACGCATCGTCCAGATAGCCCAGGCCAACGAAGTGGAACTGCCCGACGGGCTGCAGATGATTGCCCCCGCCAGCGTGCGCCAGAACTACGTCGCCGGTATGGTCGAGCTGCGCAAACACAAACAACTGACCGAACCCATGGCGCTGGCGCAGCTGGAAGATAACGTGGTGCTGGGTACCATGATGCTGGCGCAGAACGAAGTCGACGGGCTGGTATCCGGCGCCATTCACACCACCGCCAACACCATCCGTCCGGCGCTGCAGCTGATCAAAACCGCGCCCGGCGCCAAGCTGGTGTCGTCGGTCTTTTTTATGGGTTTGCCCGATCAGGTGCTGGTGTACGGCGACTGTGCGGTTAACCCCGACCCAAATGCCGAAGAGCTGGCTGATATTGCCATTCAGAGTGCGGAATCGGCCCTGGCCATGGGCATCAGCCCGCGCATTGCCATGGTCAGTTACAGTACCGGCAAATCCGGCAGCGGTGCCGATGTGGAAAAAGTCCGCACCGCCACCGAACTGGTGCGTCAGCTGCGCCCCGATCTGATTATTGACGGCCCGCTGCAGTATGACGCCGCCACCACCGCCAGTGTGGCCCGCAGCAAAGCACCCGACAGCCCGGTGGCCGGCCAGGCGACGGTACTGGTGTTCCCGGATCTGAACACCGGTAATACCACCTACAAAGCCGTGCAGCGCAGCGCCAATGTCATCAGCATCGGGCCGATGCTGCAGGGCCTGGCCAAGCCGGTCAACGACCTGTCGCGTGGGGCCTTAATTGAGGACATCGTTTATACCATTGCGCTGACGGCCATTCAGGCCCAGCAACAAGAACAACAACCAACTGAATAA
- a CDS encoding acetate kinase, whose translation MDSVLVINSGSSSVKFALYTSATAAHPALTALAERLNEPGSAIRIRGELEHQQSLGEHASHRSAMQAFLQLAQPWLGNLRGVGHRVVHGGERFAHSTVIDDSNLADLASLSALAPLHNPLNVQGIELCRELFAGIPQIAVFDTSFHQSIPEAAYLYGVPYDWYEQDAVRRYGFHGTSYRYVTQEAARRLHKPVEETNLLIAHLGNGCSATAVRFGQSVDSTMGLTPLEGLVMGSRCGDIDPGLIEHMQRSRGLTLEQCMHELNRNSGLKGLSGLSNDMRTLLQAEADGNATARRAIDVFCFRVARSFAALSVSLADIDAVVFTGGIGEHAAGVRQRILAAWRNRNFRLDSSLNQQHGDDQGRITQQGSPLVLVVPTDEERMIALDTYQLTEAL comes from the coding sequence ATGGATTCTGTACTGGTTATTAACAGCGGCAGCTCTTCGGTAAAATTTGCCCTGTATACCTCCGCCACCGCCGCCCACCCTGCCCTTACGGCACTGGCCGAACGCCTGAATGAACCCGGCTCTGCCATCCGCATCCGGGGCGAACTGGAACATCAGCAATCTCTCGGCGAACACGCCAGCCACCGCAGCGCCATGCAGGCCTTTCTGCAACTGGCGCAACCCTGGCTTGGCAATCTGCGCGGTGTTGGCCACCGGGTTGTACATGGCGGTGAGCGTTTTGCACACAGCACCGTTATTGACGACAGCAACCTGGCCGATCTGGCCAGCTTATCGGCCCTGGCCCCATTGCATAACCCGTTAAATGTGCAGGGCATTGAACTGTGCCGTGAACTCTTTGCCGGCATTCCGCAGATTGCAGTTTTTGATACCTCGTTCCACCAGAGCATTCCGGAAGCGGCTTACCTGTATGGCGTACCTTATGACTGGTATGAACAGGATGCCGTACGCCGCTATGGTTTTCATGGCACCAGTTACCGCTACGTTACTCAGGAAGCGGCCCGCCGGCTGCACAAACCGGTCGAAGAAACCAATCTGCTGATTGCCCACCTGGGCAACGGCTGCAGCGCCACCGCGGTTCGTTTTGGCCAGTCCGTCGACAGCACCATGGGCTTAACCCCACTGGAAGGCCTGGTGATGGGTTCCCGCTGTGGCGATATTGACCCCGGCCTGATCGAACACATGCAACGCAGCCGTGGCCTGACGCTGGAACAATGCATGCACGAACTCAACCGCAACAGCGGTCTGAAAGGCTTATCCGGTCTCAGTAACGATATGCGCACCCTGTTACAGGCGGAGGCCGACGGCAACGCCACGGCCAGGCGCGCCATCGATGTGTTCTGCTTCCGCGTCGCGCGCAGTTTTGCTGCCTTGTCAGTGTCGCTGGCCGATATCGATGCCGTGGTCTTTACCGGCGGTATCGGTGAGCACGCCGCCGGAGTGCGTCAGCGGATTCTGGCCGCCTGGCGTAACCGGAACTTCCGCCTCGACAGCAGCCTGAACCAGCAACATGGTGATGACCAGGGCCGCATTACCCAGCAAGGATCACCACTGGTATTGGTCGTTCCGACCGATGAAGAACGCATGATTGCGCTGGATACTTACCAGCTGACCGAGGCCTTATGA
- a CDS encoding PilZ domain-containing protein → MQPAERRFRQRQPAGRLKLEFCLFNWFGRPKKPQPATVSDFAISGLTMLSDLRLKPGQRLLLNLASHDHRLQAVPARIIRGDEHTGHYRYAVQFTLGDMPAGASRAAYSVLHQLEQGLKRPQAA, encoded by the coding sequence GTGCAACCAGCCGAACGTCGTTTCCGTCAGCGCCAACCTGCTGGCCGGTTAAAACTCGAATTTTGTCTGTTCAACTGGTTTGGACGCCCGAAAAAACCCCAGCCGGCCACCGTCAGCGACTTTGCCATCAGCGGCCTGACCATGCTCAGCGATCTCAGGCTGAAGCCCGGCCAGCGCCTGTTGCTGAATCTGGCCAGCCATGATCACCGCCTGCAGGCGGTCCCCGCCCGCATCATCCGTGGTGATGAACATACCGGCCACTATCGTTACGCCGTTCAGTTTACCCTTGGCGACATGCCTGCCGGCGCCAGCCGCGCGGCCTATTCCGTACTGCATCAACTGGAGCAAGGTCTGAAGCGCCCACAGGCAGCCTGA
- a CDS encoding glucosaminidase domain-containing protein, with translation MKKILFSLLLILAGCDQPDQHTAGPATSFDVPPMPDFSTINDVQEKKQAFFDYLLPLVEEANSRILAERALAEKWLLEPDSLSTAEQQELQHLLEKYRITTDIPEQQQDLLLRRVNAIPPSLVLAQAANESAWGTSRFARDGNNLFGQWCFSEGCGLIPEGRGDDARHEVRAFADPLQSIESYMRNLNSHPSYRQLRELRLQELEQQGYPSGITLSEGLQSYSERGQDYIDEIQQMIEFNQLQRFDVTSPGGDNQRDSDSASGE, from the coding sequence ATGAAAAAAATACTCTTCAGTCTGCTGCTGATACTCGCCGGTTGTGATCAACCAGACCAGCACACCGCCGGCCCGGCCACGTCCTTCGACGTGCCGCCCATGCCCGATTTTTCCACCATCAATGATGTACAAGAAAAAAAGCAGGCATTTTTCGATTACCTGCTGCCGCTGGTTGAGGAAGCCAACAGCCGCATTCTGGCTGAACGCGCGCTGGCCGAAAAATGGCTGCTGGAACCCGACAGCCTGAGCACAGCCGAACAGCAGGAACTGCAGCACCTGCTGGAAAAATACCGTATTACCACCGATATTCCGGAACAACAGCAGGACTTACTGCTGCGCCGCGTGAATGCTATTCCGCCATCGCTGGTACTGGCGCAGGCCGCCAACGAATCGGCCTGGGGCACGTCACGCTTTGCCCGCGACGGCAACAACCTGTTCGGCCAGTGGTGTTTCAGTGAAGGCTGCGGCCTGATTCCGGAAGGCCGGGGCGACGATGCACGCCATGAAGTACGCGCTTTTGCTGACCCGCTGCAATCCATCGAAAGCTATATGCGCAACCTCAACAGCCACCCAAGCTACCGGCAACTGCGTGAATTACGCCTGCAGGAACTGGAGCAACAGGGTTACCCCAGCGGTATTACCCTCAGCGAGGGATTACAGAGCTATTCCGAGCGCGGCCAGGACTATATTGATGAAATTCAGCAGATGATTGAGTTTAATCAGCTGCAACGCTTTGACGTAACCTCTCCGGGCGGCGACAATCAGCGCGATTCTGATTCTGCTTCCGGGGAATAA